In Candidatus Methylomirabilota bacterium, a single genomic region encodes these proteins:
- a CDS encoding MBL fold metallo-hydrolase — protein sequence MSLEYPWAQPPAPGEVIAVAPGIAWLRMPLPFRLNHINLWLLDDGRGVTAIDTGVGLEDTRALWERLFAGPLAGRPLTRVVATHFHPDHMGNAGWLTERAQTDLWCTQGEWLYAQYARRARDAADAERYVEHYRRQGCGAEALALIAQRGNPYPTLVPTVAPAFRRIRDGDALEIGGRRWEVLTVLGHAPEHACLWCRELGVLISGDQVLPKITTNVSVWPEQPAANPLRLYLDSLERFRPMPPETLVLPSHGLPFRGLHARLGALRDHHDARLAEALDAIVEPRTAAEVVPTLFRRELDVHQLGFALGESLAHLRLLESDGRAVRVVGKDGVHRFRKA from the coding sequence GTGAGCCTCGAGTATCCGTGGGCGCAACCGCCGGCGCCGGGCGAGGTCATCGCGGTGGCGCCGGGCATCGCGTGGCTCCGCATGCCGCTCCCGTTCCGGCTGAACCACATCAACCTCTGGCTCCTCGACGACGGGCGCGGCGTGACCGCCATCGACACCGGCGTCGGGCTCGAGGACACGCGCGCACTCTGGGAGCGCCTGTTCGCCGGGCCGCTCGCCGGCCGGCCGCTCACGCGCGTCGTCGCCACGCACTTCCATCCCGACCACATGGGCAACGCGGGCTGGCTCACGGAGCGCGCGCAGACCGATTTATGGTGCACGCAGGGCGAGTGGCTCTACGCGCAGTACGCGCGGCGCGCGCGCGACGCGGCCGACGCCGAGCGGTACGTCGAGCACTACCGGCGCCAGGGATGCGGCGCGGAGGCGCTGGCGCTGATCGCGCAGCGGGGCAACCCGTACCCGACGCTCGTGCCCACGGTCGCGCCGGCCTTCCGGCGCATCCGCGACGGCGATGCGCTCGAGATCGGCGGGCGCCGCTGGGAGGTGCTCACGGTCCTGGGCCACGCGCCCGAGCACGCGTGCCTCTGGTGCCGCGAGCTCGGCGTGCTGATCTCGGGCGACCAGGTGCTCCCCAAGATCACGACGAACGTGAGCGTGTGGCCCGAGCAGCCCGCGGCCAACCCGCTCCGCCTCTACCTCGACTCCCTCGAGCGCTTCCGGCCGATGCCGCCGGAGACGCTCGTGCTGCCCTCCCACGGGCTCCCGTTCCGCGGCCTGCACGCGCGGCTCGGCGCGCTGCGCGACCATCACGACGCGCGCCTCGCCGAGGCGCTCGACGCGATCGTCGAGCCGCGCACCGCCGCCGAGGTCGTGCCGACGCTCTTCCGGCGCGAGCTCGACGTGCACCAGCTCGGCTTCGCGCTCGGCGAGTCGCTCGCGCACCTGCGCCTGCTCGAGTCGGACGGCCGCGCCGTGCGCGTCGTCGGGAAGGACGGCGTCCACCGCTTCCGGAAGGCGTGA